A stretch of DNA from Desulfosarcina ovata subsp. ovata:
ACTGATTCGGGAGGCTGGCTATAACTGTCGTCGCTACAGCCGGGAACTGATTATCTGTGACAGCCGCAACCAGGTGGAATTTGTTTTTCTGCGTCCCCGTGACATTGCCATTTATGTGAGCAAGGGTATTTTGGATCTGGGCGTGACCGGCCGGGACCTGACCCAGGACAGCGGCGCGGATGTCGAGGAACTGCTTCCGTTGGGGTTTGGTCGATCCGATTTCTGCTATGCCGTGCCGGATGACACCGGGCTGACACCGGACCAATTGGCCGGCCGGCGCATTGCCACGTCCTATCCCCAATTGGTGAGCGAGGATCTCCAGCGCCGCGGATTCCAGGCGGAAATTATCCGATTGGACGGTGCCGTGGAAATCTCCGTCCGTCTGGGGGTAGCCGATGCCATTGCCGATGTGGTGCAGACCGGTCGGACCCTTCACGCCGCCGGGCTCAAAGTCGTGGGGGAGCCGCTCCTGCAAAGCGAGGCAATCCTGGTGGCCCGCAGCCAGGCGATTACCGCCAACGAGGCCGTATATCTGTTTATCGAGCGCATCCGTGGCATTGTCGTGGCCCGGGAATACGTGATGGTCGAGTACGACATCCCCGAGGCCATGCTGGAAATGGCCTGTGTGGTCACCCCTGGAATCGAATCCCCAACAGTCTCGCC
This window harbors:
- the hisG gene encoding ATP phosphoribosyltransferase — its product is MLKIALPNKGSLSEDAVQLIREAGYNCRRYSRELIICDSRNQVEFVFLRPRDIAIYVSKGILDLGVTGRDLTQDSGADVEELLPLGFGRSDFCYAVPDDTGLTPDQLAGRRIATSYPQLVSEDLQRRGFQAEIIRLDGAVEISVRLGVADAIADVVQTGRTLHAAGLKVVGEPLLQSEAILVARSQAITANEAVYLFIERIRGIVVAREYVMVEYDIPEAMLEMACVVTPGIESPTVSPLSKKGWVAVKSMSRQQDVNPIMDRLTKLGAKGIIVTDIRTCRI